Below is a window of Megalopta genalis isolate 19385.01 chromosome 7, iyMegGena1_principal, whole genome shotgun sequence DNA.
ttaattaatatctaACATATAATGCCTACCATTGATGAAATTAATATGTCCTTGAATTTCTGCTTGAGTTAGAAGTTCATCATATACATCTTGTACATAACTATCGTTGAGGGACtaccaaaaatatatttttaataactaattattaatatatttcaatattttttactTACTCTGTTAAGAGCAGTTTGTGTCTTAGATTCTTTAGCTTCCCGTAAAGTGTCAGCATATATTTTGATGTAGTCAGATTTAACATTGTTCAACTGTACTACCTTATTCTGGAGTGTATTTAGTATTTTGTCATAATCCTTAAGAGATAAGAAACAATTAGTACATAttttaaatacaatttaaattaatttaaaactaTAAATAATCGATATACCTTTTCTGTTATTGCTTGATTGATTGCTATAACTGCAGCATGAAGAGTGGCAGCATCAATTTCCATGCTACTTGCTAAAAGGCCCccaattttttgaaaagatggCATCTGTATTCCATATTTTTTTAGCTCTCTACTGACTGCATTTATCTCTTCCTCTAAGagatgtaaaataatattttatgttaatataatcaattttaagaactttctatattctataccTGTAAAATTCACTTTCCCATATAGGTCCTGTATTTGTGGAGCCTTTCCCAATTTAAATAAATGTGTGCTTAGTGCATGAATACAATATATTACCCTTGGCATATTTTTCTTATCATATATATCAGTCGTCTCAGGTTGGAAAGTCTGTTAAAACAATGGTCTTACCGCTTATCATGCTTAGTATATTGTTTTGATTGTTGTAGAACATATACATACCAACGGcaattgcatggatttcaaagacTTTAAAAAATAGTTGATATTATCGGTATGTCGAAATTGTAAACCAGCTACTCCATAACGTTTCTGTTCAGGGTCATAGATTTTATTGAACGGTAGAGTCTCAGGAGCCATAAAATGAGCAAGTTTCGCCAAGTATAcaccatttcttaaattttcttcTAGTTCGGTGGTGGGTGGAAGTGTTTCCCTCAAACAAGCTTCCAGCCATCTAAAAAAGTAGCACAGTACTTTTCAAAAACAAATAGTAATAGTCTGCTAGTGGTGATTGTTAAACGTTTTACTTTTTAGCTTCTTCTAAGTGGCAAAGGTATTCATATGCGAGGATATTTTGACGTTCTTCATCCATCTTTTCCGCTGACTTACGAGTGTCCATACCTGGATCATATTATTGTCTAATTAAGGCAAAATCAATCGGTTCATAATAAAAACGGTATGTTTCTACACGAGCTACCGGCGAATGAATTTTGACACATGTTTTAATGCATATCGTATGGCTTGAATGTCAATGTTTATACTGATAATCCATCCTACCTTTTTCATAGTGAATTAACTTGTTATCGATGTCGGTCATGTcgataaaataacgaaatacgATTAGCAAATGATAACGAGACGGTTCATTAAATCGTTAAATCTCACAAATTTAAACTTGTTCAAATTTCTAGAGCAAGGCAGTTCGGAACAGGAGTACCAATTATAGACTTCGTCTCGTTCTTGAATTTCATTGCGCGAAACATCGCTGCATGCACTTGATTGGTTTATTTTAAAAATCACTATCCGCAAACTTCAGATTCTATCATTGTTCAATTTCCCGCCCAAAAAAATAAGCTTATATTCTCATGAACACATCAAGAAAGTGCATTTACTAAGCTGTAATGAATTTGTAAGCaaagttttatttttcattcgaatatgaATGATACAATACAAAGTAATCATATTTCTGTAAATAATCCATTTAAAAATGGTGTCAAAATTAAAATCTAATGAAATTAGTAAAGTGGCGGCACCTGTGTCATAATTCTAAACAATCAAAATTATCGTATGTGGATAATTTTGACAAatagtttaatattatatataatattatatataatataaataatataatattaatatataatattaaatataatattatatataatattatatcactaCGTAAACTGGCGCTGTACTTAGATTTAAAACAGCTTCTTCATTTCTCTACAGGCGGTGCTACTGTAATGTAAATACTGTACCTTAAAGAAGGCTTCATGCATTTAGTATAAatcaaatttaattataattgtgtAGTTCTACAAGAAGATTGATGAATGATACAATACAAAGCAATCGTATTTCTGTAAATAATCCATTTAAAAATGGTGTCAAAATTAAAATCTAATGAAATTAGTAAAGTGGCGGCACCTGTGTCATAACTCTAAACAATCAGAATTATCGTATGTGGATAATTTTGACAAatagtttaatattatatataatattatatataatatatataatataaaattaatatataatattaaatataatattatatacaatattatatcacTACGTGAACTGGCGCTGTACTTAGTTTAAAACAGCTTCTTTATTTTTCTACAGGCGGCGCTACTGTAATGTAAATACTGTACCTTAAAGAGGGCTTCACGCATTTAGtataaatcaaattatttaattacatttGTGTAGTTCTACAAGAAGATCAGTATTGTGAAAAGATGTCTACAGCAGAGGAAGATTTTCTCAAGTCGTTAGACAGTTGCCGTCTCTACAAAGAACGTTGTGAACGCAATCGTCAAAAAGCATTGCTTTTAAGAAGTTCAAAAATTGTATCGCATCCTTACTCCAAAaggtaaataatatattttacataaattTTGATTTATAGAAGTTCTGcacaaaaattttaaatattgtgatatatgtCATTTAAAGAGAGAATGGAAattcaaataataaaaaaactAAAGTACAAGACCAACAGATTAAACTCAGTGGTGGTGGCTTTCTCATAGAGGAAGATGATGATTTGGAAGATGAGATGGTAAATTACATAATTAACAACTATGCAATAAGGTTAAGACTATTAAGAGACTAATCTGTTTTTATTACAGTTGAAAATAACAGAACCACCTGCCCCGATTATAAGTAATTTACCTCATTGCGAAGAATGCCAAAATGAGTTTAAAGAttcatatttattacaaaagTTTGATTTATCTGTATGCGATAAATGCAGGTGATATCACTGTTCGAGTTATCTTTCTTTACCAGATTAAATAAATTCAAGTAAATTGATTTACTCGATTTTACAGAGATCCTAAGGGAAAACATACTTTCATCACAAAAACAGAGGCCAAGCAAGAATATCTATTGAAGGATTGTGATTTTGATGGGCGAGAGcctatattaaaatatatcacAAAAAAGAATCCCCATAATTCGCATTGGGGTGAAATGAAATTGTATTTACAATTACAAGTAGAGCAGAGAGCACTACAAGTTTGGGGTTCTGAAGACAAATTGTTAGAAGAGAAGGAAACCCGGGATACTAAGCGAGAaggaacaaaaattaaaaaatttaataaaaaggtATAAAACATATGTAGAACTTTAATATTATTCTTGtgttaaaattatgaaatattacTCTATCTCAAATATTTCTTAGCTAATAAAGAATCGTTCCTTTCGATAGATTAAACAATTGCGGATGCAAGTTAGAAGTTCGATGTACGATAAAACATCGAAAGCTTCTCATGTTCACGAATTTGGAGGAGATACATACAATGAAGAAGATGATACGTATACACATACATGTATCACTTGCGGCTATGAAGAAACTTTCGAAAAAATGTGAATTTTAATTCTATTGTAGGTTTTAgtgaaaatatttcattaagccgtgttatattatagtatttgcTTCCTTATTTGCATGCAGATATTGAAAGAAACTCAAAATTTgtgattttttttaaatcattaatttattatatatttttcttatcgtcctttttttttaaatacttttttCCATTGGAATTGAATGCGTTTGTactgaaataaaattttgtacATTATAATACGTTTACATTTTTAACGATCTTGTCTAGCTTTTAGATTACTGAAATATTCGCAAATAAACAACATAATTCGATCTATTTATTTGCAATgcaataccataattttgtatatattcCTCTATTTCTAGAGAACATTCATCGGTTTGATTGTACTCAATATACTACTGTACTGTCCTTGATTACATTATCTCTTACTGTTACATTATGACGGTCTGTCCAATTAAATTACTATATCTACAAATTAATATTGCACTATGTAAACATATGATCCTGTACGTAAAAATAATCCTCGCACAAATCGCTAATTTCATACAACCATTATGTTAATTGTGTAGTTCTTTTGCAAAAAATAAGTGTACGCATTTCATTGCATTCAAGACTTCTATGCTTTATCTGCAACGTAAGTCTCTCGTGTAATATATTCGAAGTACTTTTATAGTTTAGTATCTATATCACTGTGTTTCCGTTAAGATTCTTGACGTTATTCTCGTTTCTCTTTagccctgtctctctctctctctctctctgtctttttggtacatacatacatacatacatacatatatatatgtatatattttcttCCACGTACAtaaacgaaacattatttcttTGGAATATTACGCTGAAGCAGTTGTACGACGTCACGTACGTAGATTCTACTGCAAGATCGAACCGGAACCAGTTTATGTACGATTAAGGCTAAGACTTGTCTAAGAACTTCTTACAAACATTTTGTACAGGCTGCATTATTGGCACAGTCAATGTATCTCCCACTTTAGTCTGAGGAACAGTCAATGCGTTCGACACCATAGTAGTTGATCTGAAACAGGTGATTAAcgtcattaaaattatttattatcggAAAAAACATATTGTCACCTCTGTTCTGTATTATGATACATATTCCAGATTTACTCAGAGATGTATACCATAGTAACAGAGAGAAAGTGTATTTCTTCTTATCCTTACCTGTTGTGCCTGAGATGGCTTTTGACTAAATGACCGGCTGTCAGTGCAGCCATGAGTGACAATTCACCAGCGAGTACTGTAGCGCATACGATTCTAGCTAATCTGCTGGCGTTCTCACCAGGTTGATTAGCGTTGGCTCCTTTAACTCCTAACATAGCTAAACACGCCCCTTGTGCCGGAAGACCGGTCCCACCTCCAACGGTGCCTATTTCTATGCTTGGCATTGTGCAAGATACGTATAGGTCTGTACCGTCGGCTCCCCAGGGTTCCATCAAGGTCATACAATTGCTACTACCAACATTCTGTGCTGGATCTTGACCGGTGGCTATGTAAATCGCGGTAACAATGTTCGCAGCGTGGGCATTGAAACCGCCTACGCTGCCAGCTATGGCAGAACCGATCATGTTCTTGCTTATATTCACATCGACCAAAGCATGGACCGAAGTTTTGAGAACGTTAGTGACCACGTCAGCGGGTACAATCGCCTCGCAGACCACACTCTTGCCTCTGCCTTGGATCCAATTGACAGCAGCGGGTTTCTTGTCGGCACAGAAGTTGCCACTTAACGATAAGATCTCCATATCGGGGAAATATTCCTTGACGGTATGCAGTGACTTCTCCGTGCCCTTGGACAGCATGTTCATCCCCATGGCGTCGCCGGTGATTGCCACAAATCGAACGAACAAGTGTCTACCAGCGATACGTATGTGGATCTTGGACAATCTTGCGAATCTACTAGTTAAATCGAAATGATCcttcattttttgaaaattttctgAGTCCTGCATCCAGGCCATCGCCTCGCTGGCTCTAACGATATTCGGGAACCTAACGACTGGCCCCCTAGTCATTCCGTCGGCCACCACACGACTCGTTACACCACATTTTAAGAGCGCTCTGCTACCTCGATTGGTGGATGCTACCAGGCATCCCTCGGTAGTCGCCATCGGCACGTGGTAGAACTTACCGTCGATTAACAACGGGCCAGCAATACCGAGCGGCATCGGCACGTACCCTATAACATTTTCACAACACGAGCCTAACACTTTCGAGTAGTCGTATTCCGTGTACGGAAGATCCACTAAGTCTTCCACGAACTTTCCAGCCTCCGCAATTATCAGTCGTCTGATCTTCACGCCGCGCTCCATATCCCCAACGGCTTTCTCCAGCTGATAAGCAGCTATGTGCTTCTGTTTCACTAGCTGGATCACTTCCTCATCCGTGAGCGCACTTGCTCCAAGCTGCAAACACGAAAGAGAATGAGACATTTGACCTTGGCAcgtttaatattttcaaaaaacgAAACAATGCT
It encodes the following:
- the Xpac gene encoding DNA repair protein complementing XP-A cells homolog Xpac produces the protein MSTAEEDFLKSLDSCRLYKERCERNRQKALLLRSSKIVSHPYSKRENGNSNNKKTKVQDQQIKLSGGGFLIEEDDDLEDEMLKITEPPAPIISNLPHCEECQNEFKDSYLLQKFDLSVCDKCRDPKGKHTFITKTEAKQEYLLKDCDFDGREPILKYITKKNPHNSHWGEMKLYLQLQVEQRALQVWGSEDKLLEEKETRDTKREGTKIKKFNKKIKQLRMQVRSSMYDKTSKASHVHEFGGDTYNEEDDTYTHTCITCGYEETFEKM